Part of the Virgibacillus necropolis genome, GCTAAGAACATATGACATTTGTCATGTATGCTACTTGACGTTTATGACTTTTGTAAGGGAGCATTCTCTTCTATTATTGAAAATAAGAATAAAAAGTATATTTTTAATCAAATAATAGAAATAGAAATCCTTTTCAAGGAGGACATTATGAGTAAACAAAAACAGACACAATTAAGAAAAAATGTTGCACCATTCGCAACATCAGATATGAAAGCAAGTATACGACAATTAATTAATACAATTCTACCTTTTTTCTTACTTTGGTTTCTTGCCTATCAAAGTCTGTCTATATCCATCTGGCTAACGCTTGCATTAGCAGTAGTTGCATCAGGGTTTGTAGTTCGAATCTTTATTATTTTCCACGACTGCACACATATGTCTTTTTTCAAAAATAAAAAGGCAAATAGAATTGTTGGTACGATAACGGGAATTATCACATTGTTCCCTTTTGAAAAATGGAAAAGAGAACATTCCATTCATCATGCGACAAGTAGTAACTTAGATAAGCGTGGAACTGGCGATGTTTGGGTCATGACGGTTGAGGAATATAAGGCTGCGTCATTTTGGGGCAGGTTGTCCTATCGGGTATACCGGAATCCATTAGTTATGTTTGGACTGGGTCCGATTTATCTTTTTCTAATTTCAGGGCGTTTCAATCGAAAAGATGCTAAACGAAAAGAACGTATCAATACACATTTAATCAATGTCTCTATTGTTATTTTGTATGGATTGTTGATATTGACAATCGGATGGCAGGCGTTTCTACTTATCCAGCTTCCAATATTATTTATTGCTGGATCACTAGGTATTTGGTTATTTTACGTACAGCATCAGTTTGAGGATTCTTATTTTGAAAATGAAGATGAGTGGGATTACGTCAAAGCAGCTGTAGATGGAAGCTCTTATTATAAACTGCCAAAAGTACTGGAATGGATGACTGGTAGTATTGGATATCATCATGTGCATCACTTAAGTCCAAGGGTTCCTAATTATAATTTGGAAAAGGCACATGAATCGACACCACCATTGCAACAAGCAACGACGATTACACTCGCTTCTAGTTTGAAATCGATTCATTTTCGTTTGTGGGACGAGACAAGTAAATCGTTTAAAAGCTTTAAAGAAATTAAGGGTGTTCTGAAAGAGTCTTCTGTAAATGCGAATTTAAATACAAAAAGATCAAGCTTTCAGGAAAAATAAATAATTTTGTCAGAAGCCCTTCATCTAGTAATGAAGGGTTTTCTTGGCAGTTAAGAAAGTATAAATCCTTTCTTACTGCATAAGTGCAACTAAGGCTTTCGCCATTAAGGCTTGGCGATAAGCCAAGTTTTCTAAGTATACTTATAATGAAGGAGGGGTGGCTATGCAAAGTTGGTATCATATAATTCCAAGAAACACGGGACTAAGCTCCTATGCTTGGATTATTTTTTGTATTCTCCCTTTTTATTTTATCTTTCATTCCTCAACAACAACTGAAATTATAATTGGTATTGCAATGATTTTATTGTTTTTTGCGACGTACCGATTGTCGTTTCTATCGGAAGGTTGGACCGTTTATTTATCGGTCAGTATTGAAATGACAATCAGTATTGTAATGACATTGTTTTTTGGATACGTCTATTTTTCACTGTTCTTAGCATTTTATATTGGAAATATACAAAATAAAGCTGGTTTTATTACGTTATATGTGGTTCATCTAGTCACGACAATCACAGCAGTAAGTATTGGTTTGTTTATACAAAGTGAAGCATTTTTAATGCAGATTCCATTTATTATCATCAGTGTAATTGGCGTTATTCTGTTGCCGTTTAATATGTATAATCGTAATAAGCATGAAAAATTAGAGGGACAATTAAAAGATGCAAATAAACGAATTTCTCAGTTGGTAGTTATGGAGGAACGTCAACGAATTGCACGTGATTTACATGATACATTGGGACAAAAACTTTCCCTTATCGGATTGAAAAGTGATTTAGCTGGGAAGTTAATAACTTTAAACCCTGATTCTGCCAAAACGGAAGTTAATGATATTCATCAAACTGCCAGAACTGCATTAAAAGAGGTCCGTGAAATGGTTTCAGATATGAGAGGCGCAAAGCTTGAGGACGAAATCATTCGCGTTGAGCAAATTTTAAATGCAGCACAAATAGATTTTAACTTAGAAGGTGATTTGACCTTGAAAAATGTGCCTCTTTTGGTTGAAAACGTGTTAAGTATGAGCTTGAAAGAATCTGTCACAAACGTAGTTAAGCATAGTAAGGCAACCTTCTGTGAAATTGTGGTTAAACAATTTCCAAATGAATTACTAATTACCGTACGTGATAATGGAGTTGGGGTTTCAAATGAAAACAATTCTTATAAAGGGAATGGACTTCAGGGGATGAGAGAACGGTTGGAATTTGTAAACGGCCGATTAGATCTGGATTCATCTGACGGAACAACCCTTACCATACAAGTTCCGCACGTGATTAAACAAACGAAGGAGGAGTCGTTGTGATTCGCATAGTAATTGCAGAGGACCAGCGGATGTTACTTGGTGCACTTGGATCTTTACTGGATTTAGAAGAAGATATGGAGGTAGTTGGAAAAGCAAGTAATGGGGAAGAAGTTCTAGCTCTTGTGAAGCAGCATCAACCTGACATTTGTATGATGGACATTGAAATGCCCTTAAAAAGCGGACTTGATGCTGCTGAAGAATTAAAAAATGATCCTTGTAAAGTTATTGTTTTAACCACGTTTGCTCGAACAGGTTACTTTGAACGGGCTCGTAAAGCAGAAGTTAGCGGCTATTTGTTGAAAGACGGTCCAAGTGAGGATTTGGCGAATTCAATTCGTATCATCATGGATGGTCGAAAAATTTACGCACCTGAATTGGTGGATATGGCGTATAGTACGGGTAGTCCTTTGACGGAACGGGAAGAACAGGTCATAAATTTAATTGCTAACGGGAAAAATACAAAGGAAATTGCCAGTCAACTATTTATCACTACTGGTACCGTTCGCAATTATGTTTCAGTAATATTAGATAAGCTAGATGTGACAAACCGTATTGAAGCCATCTCTAGGTTCAAAGAAAAAGGGTGGTTTAAATGAGCCAATGATCCAAAAAGCTAAAATACAAAAGCCATGATTCAACTGAATCATGGCTTTTGTATTTTGCAAGTGTACCCGTTATTTCATCATATCTGCTATGATCTCGTACGAGTGCAGTCTTGCTTTTTGATCAAATATTTGTGAGTTTACGATGACTTCATCTGCTTTTGTCTCCGCGATAAAACTTGTTAATTTCTGTTTGATTGTATCAGGGCTTCCGATGATAGTGGAGCTAGAATTGAGTGTTTTTTCAACAGACGCCCGCTCCATGGCCGACCATACTTCTTCAATGTTATCGATAGGCGGCTTCAATTTACTTGGTTCTCCTCTTCTTATGCTTAGGAATTGCTGTTGCTGTGAAGTTGCTAACCATTCTGCCTCTTCATCCGTATCAGCTGCTATGATGTTAACTCCTAGCATCGCATAAGGTTTTTGAAGTACACTAGACGATTTAAAATTATCGCGGTAAAGATTTAATGCTGGAATCATATAGTCGGGTGCAAAGTGACTTGCAAAGGAAAAAGGTAATCCCTTATGTGCTGATAGTTGAGCACTAAATCCACTTGAACCAAGAAGCCAAAGCGGAACATCAAGACCAGTTCCTGGAACAGCTCTCACTCTGGCCTCAGGGTTATCCTCAAAATATCCTTGAAGTTCTTCTACTTGTGCTGGGAAATCATCTACTTGCATGTTCAATGTGCGACGGAGCGCATAAGCAGTTGCCTGATCACTCCCGGGAGCACGTCCAAGGCCAAGGTCAATTCGTCCAGGATATAACGTCTCAAGCGTACCAAATTGCTCGGCAATTACAAGGGTTGCATGATTCGGTAGCATAATTCCACCAGATCCAACACGAATCTCTTTTGTTGCTCCAGCAATATGGCCAATGATGACAGAAGTTGCGGAACTAGCAATGCCTGGCATGTTATGATGTTCAGCTAGCCAGAACCGATTGAAGCCCCATTCCTCTACATGCTGTGCAAGTTCAACGCTATTTTTAAATGACTGCCTGGGATTGCTTCCCTCCGTAATGGGGGCTAGATCCAGGACAGACATAGGTATATGATTAAAATATTTTGAAGCCACAATGTTCACTCCTTAAGATTAAATATCTTCTCTCAAAGAAAATGATACGTCGTATATATCTAATCGTCCACTTATCCGCCTATGAGCTTCAATTTGAAAAAAATCAGTGACAAATGATGAATAGTTACATGTAAAAAACAAATACTAGGTTTTACCATTGTTTGTTTAAGGTAAGTACTAGTAAAAGTGTAGCTTAAATTTAATTAAGGAGATGAAATAATGCTAAAGAATAAAAAGTTTTTGGTTTCCTTACTGTTTCTCGCATTGATTATGGTTATCTCTGCTTGTGGCGGAGGCGGTGGAGAAGAAGGTTCTGAATCTGGCGGTGACAATGGCGGTAATGGTGGCGGTGAAACAACTGCCCAAGGAGATGCTGCAAACGGTGCTGAAGTATACCAAAGTAACTGTATGTCTTGTCATGGACAAGAAGGTGCAGGTGGCAGTGGGCCAGCTCTTCAAGCTTCAAGTGATTACGATTCAGTAATTCAGCAGGTGAAAAATGGCGGAGGCGGAATGCCGGCGTTTGAAGGTCAGCTTTCTGAACAAGAAATTGCAGACGTTTCCGCATATATTGCTGAAAAAGTTGCCAAATAACGGGCAGAAATAACATAGCAATGGTTAATGCATAATCCAAGAAATGGAACGTCAAAATTGATGTTTATTTCTTGGATTTTTTAATTCTGCTTAAACCGAAATCACTTACTTGACAATACTACGTAATTTTAATATACTAACTTACATAAAGTAATCCATATAAAATATTATTTTTAAATTGCAATTAAATTTGATATTAAATTGCTAATTGGAAATAAATAAGAGGAGTTTAAACATGGGTTTTTTCAATAAATTATTTGGAAATAAGAAGGAGACGGATAATATGTCAAACGTTAAGTTAGCAGTAATTTATTATAGTTCAACTGGAACCAATTATCAGCTAGCAAAATGGGCTGAGGAAAGTGGTAAAGCGGAAGGTGCTGAAGTAAAGGTGTTAAAGGTCACTGAACTTGCTCCTGACGCTGCTATCGCATCTAACCCTGCATGGCAAGCACACGTCGACGCAACAAAGGACGTTCCAGAAGCAACATCAGACGATCTAGAATGGGCAGATGCCGTTATCTTTAGTATTCCAACTCGTTTTGGTAACTTGCCTTCTCAAGTTAAACAGTTCCTTGATTTACAAGGTGGACTTTGGGCAAACGGTAAAACGGTAAACAAAGTTGTAAGTGGTATGACTTCTGCACAAAATCCACACGGTGGTCAAGAAGCTACACTGTTAGCCTTGTATACTTCCATGTTCCACTGGGGTGCAATTGTAGCAACTCCAGGATATTCTGATCCAGTATTATTTGGAGCTGGTGGAAACCCATACGGCACAAGTGTTACAGTTGGACAAGATGGAGAAATGGTTGAAGATGTAGAAGGTGCAGTAAAACACCAAGCAAAACGTACGATTGAAGTAGCAACAATGGTGAAAAACGGCAGTAAGTAAATAAAATAGAATTTAAAACCAGATTAACGCATTAAATGCGAAGATCTGGTTTTTTATTTTTTAGGAATATTTATAATGACATCTACCCTCTGCCTTTTTTATTTGCAAATAAATCAATTTTTAATACTTTTGGCCTACAAATATTCTGTAAATATAGTATAATATAACTATATAAAAGGGATGCAGGATATGGGAGGGAGAGGGTTGCATGAATAATATAATCCAGAAACAAGCGGCAGATCAAAAGACGAAACAATTGGAAAAAAATAGAGCAAGATTTAAAGCTAAAGTTACTGAAAGAAAACCGGTGAAATCATTACCCTCTCCCGTAAAAATGGAAGACCTTCAAAGAGAAAAAAGATTAAGGAAACGTGCGCAAAAACAAGTGGATGATTTACAAAAAAGGTCTGATAGAAGTAAGCAGACAATTATAAAGCAAAGGCAACATATACTTGAATTTAAAGAAAAAGTAGCAAAATTAGAATATGAACGTTATGAGACAAATCAAAAGCTGTCAAAGCTAAAAGAACAGTATGAAATAGAAATAATGAAGCGTGATAAACTTCTGTTAAATGAACAAAATATACGGAAGGAAGCGGAAAAAACAGTACAAAGACTTATTGTAAAGCATCAAAAAGATCAAAAAAGTGGAAATGCAAAGGTAAACTTCTTAAATCAGGTACAACAACTCAAAAAGTCTAACAAGGCCTTACGTCAACAGGTAGAAAACTACGATCTTTTGACTCATGAAAAGTATGGAGATTTGGAACAAGAAGTGAATAACTTACGAAAAGAAGTTCATATTTTTCGAAACCGTGAATGTCAGATAAAAAACGATCCATTGTTTTTATTGGATTATATGAAGCAGTATATTTCAAGCGCTTATGTTCCTGAATTAGTAGATTTAATACAAGACTATATCACATCTGAAAACCTACACCACTTTTATCGCGGAGACCAAAATGTGTTTTACTTGTTGATGAGAAGAGTAAATTTACTTAACTTTCATATAAAGAAGCGGAATAACCAATATAAACTTAAAAGCACAACAAATAGTAGTGAAGTACAGCGGTTGGGTTATTTAGTTTTTGATAATGGAAGTTGGCAGTTTGTAGATGTTACTCAAGCCAATTCCCCAAAGGTATATGCTGTTCAAGCAAACGTAAGCAATGAACCTCTAGAAATTGATAAACCAGTTAAAGCAATTCTTAAAGAAGATAGTGTAACAATTATAAAATGTTTTTCTATGGAAATGCCAAAGCAACTCCAGTACAAAAAGAAACAAACAAATTCACCAACACCGAAAAATGAGTATCTGCAGTTCGGAAACTTTAAAGTCTTGGTAATCGGGTCCAGGTTCTTAAGTGATTATAAGGATTGTCTGGAAAAACATGGCTGTAATACCGAACTACATAATCCGTTTGAAGAAAGTTATGAACGATTAACTGGCAAAATTAGTCGAGCTGAAATTATTCTTGTATGTGAACGACATATCCCGCACAGTTTGTGGGGACACGTGGATAAACATCAACCATATGTAAGTGTTTTGAAAAAAGATAGTAAGGATTTGATTTCCACCATCACATACTTGACGTTACAAAGATGCGAGTTGGTTTGAGAAGGTGAATCCATCATTATCTTTAATAACTATAATTTCCACTACAAACCATTTGCTTCATGCTCATATTTTCAGTAGTATAGGTAGGTAAAGGAATGCATCGTTGAAAAGAGGGTACACAATGAATAAAACATCCATTTATGGACTTACATTTGATCAATTAACAGATTGGTTACTGGATCATGGCCAAAAGAAGTTCCGAGCACAACAGGTTTGGAATTGGTTATATAAAAAGCGTGTAACAGCGTTTTCTGGAATGAATAATGTAAATAAGGACTGTATTGAACTACTTGAAGAACATTTTGTTTTATACACATTAGAACAGACGGTTAAACAAGAGTCAAAGGATGGGACAATAAAATTTCTATTTAAATTAGAAGATGGAAATTTAATTGAAACCGTTTTGATGCGGTTTAACTATGGCTTGTCCGTTTGTGTGACTACCCAAGTGGGCTGTAATATTGGTTGTACATTTTGCGCAAGTGGACTACTGAAGAAAAGTAGAGATCTTTCTGCTGGCGAGATTGTCGAGCAAATAATGAACGTACAAAAGCATCTTGATGAGCAAGAAAATGATGAGCGTGTAAGTCATATCGTTGTCATGGGAATTGGTGAACCATTCGATAACTTTACGAATATGATTGATTTTGTCCGTGTAGTTAATGACGATAAGGGACTTTGCATCGGAGCAAGACACATTACGATTTCAACTAGTGGACTTGCACATAAAATATATGAATTCGCAGATACTGGTATACAAGTTAACTTAGCGATATCCTTACATGCACCAAACGACGAGCTTAGAACACGGATAATGAAAATAAACAAGGCATTTCCAATAGAAAAGCTGATGAAGTCTGTCGATTACTACTTAGAAAAAACAAATCGACGCATCACGTATGAGTATATTATGTTAAAGGATGTAAATGATCATAAGAAAGAAGCGGTGCAGCTTGCGAAGTTACTTGCTAACAAACGTCATCTGACCTATGTGAATTTAATTCCTTATAATCCAGTTGATGAACATAATCAATATGAGCGTAGTGAATCTGAGACAATTCAAGCATTTTTTCAAACATTGAAACAGTACGGTATAAATTGCGGAGTTAGATGGGAAAATGGTGCAGACATCGATGCGGCATGTGGCCAACTACGAAGTAAGCAAATTAAGAAAGAAAAAATAGTGTAAAAGTCCAATGAAAATGTCGCGCCTAATTTATTAGGCGCGTTTTTCTAGTGGTTTAAATTAATGTGCATAATTTAACTAATCAGGTAAACCATACATGTAGAGTGTATATAGCTCAATAACTTATTGGAGGTTTTATTTACTATGGCACAACAAAACGCACAACAACAAATACAGCAAGCTGCCCAACAAGCACAGCAGGCTCAGCAAGCAGTTCAACAAGCACAAGCTAGCGCTGATCCGCAACAGTTGCAACAGGCTCAACAACAACTGCAACAAGCGGAACAATCTTTGCAGAACTACCAAGCTCAAGCAGGGTCTAATGCACAGCAAGATCCACAGTTCCAACAAGCACAACAACAAGTACAACAAGCTCGCCAGCAAGCAGATCAAGCACAACAAACACAGCAAAACAAACCACAATAAGTTAGAGAACTAAGATGAGGGAAGTCGTTAATTCGGCTTCCTTTTTGCGTGAGCGATAGTATTGGAGTTTCGAATCCGAAGTAGTGGTTTACCGGTAATCAGATAGAATTCATGTTTCTAATCCAATTAAATGGGAATAGGTCCTTATGTGCTTTTCAAAAGCAAAAAAAATTAGTATGATTATTTAAATCACTAGCAAAAAGAAAGGATGGATAAAGTTGAGTAAAATAACGTTAGATTTAGCAAAAAAGTTAATTGATGGGGCGGAACAAGAAGCCAAAAAAATTGATGTACAAATGGTTATATCTGTTTTTGATGAAGGTGGTAATCTAATTGCAGTACATCGCATGGACGACGCATGGCTCGCGA contains:
- a CDS encoding fatty acid desaturase — encoded protein: MSKQKQTQLRKNVAPFATSDMKASIRQLINTILPFFLLWFLAYQSLSISIWLTLALAVVASGFVVRIFIIFHDCTHMSFFKNKKANRIVGTITGIITLFPFEKWKREHSIHHATSSNLDKRGTGDVWVMTVEEYKAASFWGRLSYRVYRNPLVMFGLGPIYLFLISGRFNRKDAKRKERINTHLINVSIVILYGLLILTIGWQAFLLIQLPILFIAGSLGIWLFYVQHQFEDSYFENEDEWDYVKAAVDGSSYYKLPKVLEWMTGSIGYHHVHHLSPRVPNYNLEKAHESTPPLQQATTITLASSLKSIHFRLWDETSKSFKSFKEIKGVLKESSVNANLNTKRSSFQEK
- a CDS encoding sensor histidine kinase gives rise to the protein MQSWYHIIPRNTGLSSYAWIIFCILPFYFIFHSSTTTEIIIGIAMILLFFATYRLSFLSEGWTVYLSVSIEMTISIVMTLFFGYVYFSLFLAFYIGNIQNKAGFITLYVVHLVTTITAVSIGLFIQSEAFLMQIPFIIISVIGVILLPFNMYNRNKHEKLEGQLKDANKRISQLVVMEERQRIARDLHDTLGQKLSLIGLKSDLAGKLITLNPDSAKTEVNDIHQTARTALKEVREMVSDMRGAKLEDEIIRVEQILNAAQIDFNLEGDLTLKNVPLLVENVLSMSLKESVTNVVKHSKATFCEIVVKQFPNELLITVRDNGVGVSNENNSYKGNGLQGMRERLEFVNGRLDLDSSDGTTLTIQVPHVIKQTKEESL
- a CDS encoding response regulator transcription factor — its product is MIRIVIAEDQRMLLGALGSLLDLEEDMEVVGKASNGEEVLALVKQHQPDICMMDIEMPLKSGLDAAEELKNDPCKVIVLTTFARTGYFERARKAEVSGYLLKDGPSEDLANSIRIIMDGRKIYAPELVDMAYSTGSPLTEREEQVINLIANGKNTKEIASQLFITTGTVRNYVSVILDKLDVTNRIEAISRFKEKGWFK
- a CDS encoding LLM class flavin-dependent oxidoreductase, which encodes MSVLDLAPITEGSNPRQSFKNSVELAQHVEEWGFNRFWLAEHHNMPGIASSATSVIIGHIAGATKEIRVGSGGIMLPNHATLVIAEQFGTLETLYPGRIDLGLGRAPGSDQATAYALRRTLNMQVDDFPAQVEELQGYFEDNPEARVRAVPGTGLDVPLWLLGSSGFSAQLSAHKGLPFSFASHFAPDYMIPALNLYRDNFKSSSVLQKPYAMLGVNIIAADTDEEAEWLATSQQQQFLSIRRGEPSKLKPPIDNIEEVWSAMERASVEKTLNSSSTIIGSPDTIKQKLTSFIAETKADEVIVNSQIFDQKARLHSYEIIADMMK
- a CDS encoding c-type cytochrome, which produces MLKNKKFLVSLLFLALIMVISACGGGGGEEGSESGGDNGGNGGGETTAQGDAANGAEVYQSNCMSCHGQEGAGGSGPALQASSDYDSVIQQVKNGGGGMPAFEGQLSEQEIADVSAYIAEKVAK
- the wrbA gene encoding NAD(P)H:quinone oxidoreductase type IV, encoding MGFFNKLFGNKKETDNMSNVKLAVIYYSSTGTNYQLAKWAEESGKAEGAEVKVLKVTELAPDAAIASNPAWQAHVDATKDVPEATSDDLEWADAVIFSIPTRFGNLPSQVKQFLDLQGGLWANGKTVNKVVSGMTSAQNPHGGQEATLLALYTSMFHWGAIVATPGYSDPVLFGAGGNPYGTSVTVGQDGEMVEDVEGAVKHQAKRTIEVATMVKNGSK
- the rlmN gene encoding 23S rRNA (adenine(2503)-C(2))-methyltransferase RlmN, producing MNKTSIYGLTFDQLTDWLLDHGQKKFRAQQVWNWLYKKRVTAFSGMNNVNKDCIELLEEHFVLYTLEQTVKQESKDGTIKFLFKLEDGNLIETVLMRFNYGLSVCVTTQVGCNIGCTFCASGLLKKSRDLSAGEIVEQIMNVQKHLDEQENDERVSHIVVMGIGEPFDNFTNMIDFVRVVNDDKGLCIGARHITISTSGLAHKIYEFADTGIQVNLAISLHAPNDELRTRIMKINKAFPIEKLMKSVDYYLEKTNRRITYEYIMLKDVNDHKKEAVQLAKLLANKRHLTYVNLIPYNPVDEHNQYERSESETIQAFFQTLKQYGINCGVRWENGADIDAACGQLRSKQIKKEKIV